Proteins encoded within one genomic window of Balneolaceae bacterium:
- a CDS encoding GNAT family N-acetyltransferase, whose amino-acid sequence MITYEISQSDEENPTGFSRDDIAEFLYKHLDEYGDSKSAILKCIGYAYGDRPGQDGFILIASEEDEILGTVIINRTNMSEYIPENILVYIAVHKQARGQGVGKELMKRVIEATTGDIALHVEPDNPAKFLYEKVGFTNKYLEMRLKK is encoded by the coding sequence ATGATAACATATGAGATCAGCCAATCCGACGAAGAAAATCCCACAGGATTTTCGAGAGATGATATCGCAGAATTTCTCTATAAACATTTAGATGAGTATGGCGACTCAAAGTCGGCTATTTTAAAATGTATCGGATATGCCTATGGGGATCGTCCCGGCCAGGACGGATTTATATTAATTGCCAGCGAGGAAGACGAAATATTGGGGACCGTAATTATTAATCGCACCAATATGAGTGAATATATACCTGAGAATATTCTTGTATACATTGCAGTTCATAAACAAGCACGAGGCCAGGGAGTGGGAAAAGAACTGATGAAACGAGTTATTGAAGCTACCACCGGAGATATTGCCCTGCATGTAGAACCTGACAACCCGGCAAAATTTTTATATGAGAAAGTTGGTTTTACCAACAAATATCTTGAGATGAGATTAAAAAAATGA
- a CDS encoding alanine/ornithine racemase family PLP-dependent enzyme: MAYLKLYREELLHNFHFLDELFKENSIKWGITTKLFCGNKAFLKEVIDLGIGEVHDSRVSNLKVIKKLDPETVTIYIKPPPKDIVRDVVKYADISLNTELATLHELSEEAERQDKIHKVIIMIEMGDLREGVMRDDLINFYEKIFRLPGVEVIGLGTNLNCLHGVLPDGDKLIQLALYKQIIELRFKKKIPLVSGGTTVTIPLLLRNQLPTGINHFRVGEALFFGKNLFTDGVIKGMSDQVLELYTQIIELSEKPKVPMGELGVNPQGETAEISEDDVGKTSYRAIIDIGVLDIQPNYLIPVDDNITISDASSDMLVLDVGSNPKDYKVGDMIRFKLKYMGALGLMSSDYIEKKVTD, translated from the coding sequence ATGGCTTATTTAAAATTATACAGAGAGGAGTTGCTGCATAATTTCCACTTCCTGGATGAGCTGTTTAAAGAAAACAGCATCAAATGGGGAATTACCACCAAGCTATTTTGTGGGAACAAGGCCTTCCTCAAAGAGGTGATCGATCTTGGAATCGGTGAAGTTCACGATTCCAGGGTGAGTAATTTGAAAGTAATTAAGAAGCTTGACCCGGAAACGGTAACGATCTACATCAAACCGCCGCCGAAAGATATTGTTCGTGATGTTGTAAAATATGCAGATATCAGCCTGAATACGGAGCTGGCAACACTACATGAACTTTCCGAGGAGGCAGAACGCCAGGATAAGATCCACAAAGTAATTATTATGATTGAGATGGGAGACCTGCGTGAAGGAGTTATGCGGGATGATCTGATCAATTTTTATGAGAAAATATTTCGCTTGCCGGGAGTTGAAGTGATAGGTCTCGGTACCAATCTGAATTGCCTGCATGGTGTACTGCCCGACGGCGATAAACTGATACAGCTTGCACTCTATAAACAGATTATTGAGCTTCGGTTTAAGAAAAAAATCCCGTTAGTATCCGGCGGAACCACAGTTACAATTCCGCTATTATTGAGGAATCAGTTACCAACAGGTATTAACCATTTTCGTGTAGGCGAAGCTCTGTTTTTTGGTAAAAACCTGTTTACAGATGGTGTGATAAAAGGGATGAGCGATCAAGTTTTGGAACTCTATACACAAATTATTGAGCTTTCAGAAAAACCAAAAGTACCCATGGGTGAACTGGGAGTTAATCCTCAGGGCGAAACCGCCGAAATTTCTGAAGATGATGTTGGAAAAACATCTTACAGGGCAATAATAGACATTGGTGTTTTAGATATTCAACCCAATTATCTGATACCTGTGGATGACAATATTACCATTTCTGATGCCAGTTCGGATATGCTTGTTCTTGATGTGGGCTCAAACCCCAAGGACTATAAGGTGGGGGATATGATACGGTTTAAGCTTAAATACATGGGGGCTCTCGGGTTGATGAGTTCCGATTATATAGAGAAGAAAGTAACAGATTGA
- a CDS encoding peptidoglycan DD-metalloendopeptidase family protein, with amino-acid sequence MDLAELPSVDFESIIKSAVKEMETHPVMDLPDEYTELDLTSEFDRDSMTAFIKSGGWAVGGYLERRAIMYNAPRYADGRDIHMGIDIWAEAGEPVYAVLDGEVAYSKFQNDEGNYGGTLILKHIIEGQELYALHGHLSKKSLERHIKGEKFKTGDVIGWLGEESENGNWPTHLHYQLCIEDPGEPDMPGVVAKKNLIRARERYPDPRILLGDIY; translated from the coding sequence ATGGACCTGGCAGAACTGCCCTCAGTTGATTTCGAAAGTATAATAAAATCGGCGGTTAAAGAGATGGAAACTCATCCGGTTATGGATCTGCCTGATGAGTACACTGAACTCGATCTCACCTCTGAATTTGATCGCGATTCTATGACCGCATTTATTAAATCAGGCGGCTGGGCCGTAGGCGGTTACCTGGAAAGAAGAGCCATTATGTACAATGCTCCCCGCTATGCAGACGGCCGGGATATCCACATGGGAATTGATATTTGGGCTGAAGCCGGCGAACCTGTGTATGCTGTTCTTGATGGAGAGGTCGCTTATTCCAAATTTCAAAACGACGAGGGCAACTACGGCGGTACTCTAATCCTGAAACATATCATTGAGGGCCAGGAATTGTACGCATTGCATGGTCACCTTTCCAAAAAGAGCCTGGAGAGGCATATTAAAGGAGAAAAGTTTAAGACGGGTGATGTGATAGGCTGGCTGGGAGAGGAATCTGAAAACGGAAATTGGCCTACACATCTTCACTATCAACTCTGTATTGAAGATCCGGGTGAACCGGACATGCCCGGCGTTGTTGCTAAAAAAAATCTGATTCGAGCACGCGAGCGGTATCCCGATCCAAGAATTTTACTTGGTGATATTTACTGA
- a CDS encoding addiction module protein → MKTKQLIDEISDLPVDQRAKIADHILKTLNTSDPNVEKAWFQEVETRMEEYRKGKVKLIPAEEVFKSLREITDKE, encoded by the coding sequence ATGAAAACCAAACAGCTGATCGATGAAATTTCTGATTTGCCGGTAGATCAACGGGCAAAAATTGCGGATCATATTTTAAAAACTTTAAATACTTCTGATCCAAACGTGGAAAAAGCCTGGTTCCAAGAGGTAGAGACACGTATGGAAGAATATCGGAAAGGCAAGGTGAAACTCATTCCTGCTGAGGAAGTTTTCAAAAGTCTAAGAGAGATTACTGATAAAGAATGA
- a CDS encoding type II toxin-antitoxin system RelE/ParE family toxin, translating into MRVVFHPEAKQEAQRATIHYTEIHTQLGIDFRQELEEAVSRIIQVPTAWHSIKKSYRRCSLKRFPFGIIYHVDEQKNECQIYAVMHFKRKPGYWKSRKF; encoded by the coding sequence ATGAGAGTTGTATTCCACCCTGAAGCTAAACAGGAAGCACAACGAGCAACGATTCACTATACAGAGATTCACACTCAGCTTGGAATAGATTTCAGACAGGAATTAGAAGAAGCTGTTTCAAGAATTATCCAAGTTCCAACCGCATGGCATTCGATTAAAAAAAGCTATCGAAGATGCTCGCTGAAAAGATTCCCATTTGGGATTATTTATCATGTAGATGAGCAGAAAAATGAATGCCAGATTTATGCAGTAATGCATTTCAAAAGAAAACCAGGGTACTGGAAATCCCGAAAATTTTAA
- a CDS encoding amidohydrolase, with the protein MQSDLIHLRKEIHQNPEISGKEKMTAERITQELQTIGADEIYNNIGGYGVLAKCSCSSNKPTKKLLFRAELDAISVQEETNLPYQSKIKNAMHGCGHDGHMTILIGLAKELHKNRPDNVDVYLLFQPSEETGEGAARVLDDERFKKLEIDHGFALHNLPGFPEKSIISKPGPFAAGSVGLDISILGRFSHAAYPERGLNPAATVASLVQNVEQDMQVFRDEAESNKIICTYINMGERAFGISPGKAKVGFTIRSASDEKLDTGIKLLLEIIKEKKDEFDGEISVEKVEPFRTTVNSREGAEIVKMVSKREGLNFHEMQTPFPWSEDFGEFGQQFPIAIFGLGAGKDRPPLHSEKYDFNDELIPSGIAMFKGIVDYYRSL; encoded by the coding sequence ATGCAATCAGACCTTATTCATCTTCGGAAAGAGATTCATCAAAATCCTGAAATTTCCGGGAAAGAAAAGATGACTGCTGAACGAATCACACAAGAACTGCAAACCATTGGTGCCGATGAGATTTATAATAACATTGGCGGATATGGGGTGCTGGCAAAATGTAGTTGTTCTTCAAACAAACCAACGAAGAAGCTTCTTTTCAGAGCTGAACTGGATGCTATATCCGTACAAGAGGAGACGAATCTACCCTATCAATCGAAGATTAAAAATGCTATGCACGGGTGCGGCCATGATGGACACATGACAATTCTAATTGGTTTGGCAAAAGAATTGCACAAAAACCGTCCGGATAATGTTGATGTGTATTTACTATTTCAGCCCTCGGAAGAAACGGGCGAGGGGGCAGCCAGAGTGCTTGATGATGAACGATTTAAAAAATTGGAGATCGACCATGGCTTTGCTCTTCATAATCTGCCCGGATTTCCTGAAAAAAGTATCATTTCGAAACCGGGACCATTTGCTGCGGGCTCCGTGGGTCTGGATATTTCTATCCTGGGCAGATTCAGCCATGCTGCTTATCCCGAACGCGGACTGAATCCGGCAGCGACTGTGGCAAGCCTGGTTCAAAATGTTGAGCAGGATATGCAGGTATTTCGGGATGAAGCTGAAAGCAATAAAATTATTTGTACGTATATAAATATGGGAGAGCGAGCGTTTGGAATTAGCCCGGGAAAAGCAAAAGTGGGGTTTACGATTCGATCTGCATCAGACGAAAAATTAGATACGGGCATAAAATTACTCCTTGAAATCATCAAAGAAAAAAAAGATGAATTCGACGGAGAAATATCCGTTGAAAAAGTTGAACCATTTCGAACAACCGTTAATAGCAGGGAGGGGGCAGAGATTGTAAAAATGGTTAGTAAAAGAGAAGGTTTAAATTTCCACGAGATGCAAACTCCATTTCCCTGGAGTGAAGATTTTGGGGAGTTTGGGCAACAATTTCCAATTGCCATTTTTGGTTTAGGTGCCGGTAAGGATAGACCACCGTTACATTCAGAAAAATACGATTTTAATGATGAGCTGATTCCATCGGGAATAGCAATGTTTAAAGGAATAGTTGACTATTACCGATCATTGTAG